The following are encoded in a window of Sander vitreus isolate 19-12246 unplaced genomic scaffold, sanVit1 ctg154_0, whole genome shotgun sequence genomic DNA:
- the LOC144513238 gene encoding uncharacterized protein LOC144513238, which yields MAATEDQTDRAAKYMEDPFRSNAFLIINTMLELNSERPTVLVDEILHSIFFLGKINDPQHPPESIVTDAEMLEGLKNTYPRPFVHYSSQMPKRSPFSCVLDMIVLLTGEEKEEEIKEKVREITKQLRRGKTRPLISSTICVSQIPNSDRYYGVSMSTSGPKPGRIMVAASCLSSWDKYVAGAVMTYPPNKAKKRCFDGTMRLPENVRCEASNILQGTPLPPCRSCKNLFFKTDVTKEWPYGHCAEVESLSNLFRNVEEVREQARPTSANSTEENRLRAEESVKTELRRLLEEHNFTWDGEYFTPQHP from the exons ATG GCTGCGACTGAagatcagacagacag agCTGCAAAATACATGGAAGACCCTTTCAGGTCGAATGCTTTCCTGATTATTAACACAATGTTGGAACTGAATTCAGAACGTCCTACAGTGCTGGTGGATGAG ATTCTTCACAGCATCTTCTTTTTGGGAAAGATAAATGATCCACAGCATCCCCCAGAAAGTATTGTGACTGATGCTGAAATGCTTGAAGGCTTAAAGAACACCTACCCTCGGCCTTTTGTCCACTATTCCTCTCAAATGCCCAAGCGGAGTCCATTCTCATGTGTGCTAGACATG ATTGTCCTCCTGActggagaagagaaagaagaggaaataAAGGAGAAGGTGCGAGAGATCACCAAACAACTGAGGAGGGGTAAAACAAGGCCTCTTATCTCCTCCACCATCTGTGTCTCTCAGATCCCAAATTCAGACAGGTACTATGGCGTCTCCATGTCCACTAGTGGGCCTAAGCCTGGTAGAATCATGGTTGCTGCGTCCTGTCTTAGCTCCTGGGATAAGTATGTGGCTGGTGCAGTGATGACCTACCCCCCAAATAAGGCCAAGAAACGATGTTTTGATGGGACCATGAGACTGCCAGAGAATGTCAGGTGCGAGGCGTCTAACATCCTTCAAGGTACACCTCTGCCTCCTTGCAGATCATGTaagaatttgttttttaaaacagaTGTAACAAAAGAGTGGCCCTACGGTCACTGTGCTGAAGTTGAAAGTCTGAGCAACTTGTTTAGAAATGTTGAAGAAGTTAGAGAGCAAGCAAGACCAACATCGGCGAATAGCACAGAGGAGAACAGGCTGAGGGCTGAAGAGAGTGTCAAGACAGAGCTTAGACGTCTGCTGGAAGAGCACAACTTTACATGGGATGGAGAATACTTCACCCCACAACATCCTTAA